From a single Sphingobium lignivorans genomic region:
- a CDS encoding DUF1801 domain-containing protein, translating to MCRIGFSPRKANLVLYVLAGSADAQPLLARLGKHKTGKACLYINRLDDVDMAVLEQIVRAGWAEMAARHPA from the coding sequence ATGTGCCGGATCGGCTTCTCGCCCCGCAAGGCCAATCTCGTCCTCTATGTGCTGGCGGGCTCTGCGGATGCCCAGCCCCTGCTCGCGCGCCTCGGCAAGCACAAGACGGGCAAGGCCTGCCTCTACATCAACCGGCTGGACGATGTGGACATGGCCGTCCTCGAGCAGATCGTGCGCGCGGGCTGGGCGGAAATGGCGGCGCGCCACCCCGCCTGA
- a CDS encoding ArsR/SmtB family transcription factor encodes MSISDAHDHVFKALAASVRRQILDDLRDQPLTTGTLCAHFPDLDRCTVMQHLKVLEEADLVTVVRRGRERWNHLNPLPIHDIHERWIGPHAAQAVTMLRRLKDELER; translated from the coding sequence ATGTCAATCAGCGATGCCCATGACCACGTGTTCAAGGCGCTGGCGGCCTCCGTTCGCCGCCAGATCCTGGACGACCTGCGCGACCAGCCGCTCACCACCGGCACGCTGTGCGCGCACTTTCCGGATCTCGACCGCTGCACGGTGATGCAGCATCTCAAGGTGCTGGAAGAAGCCGATCTGGTGACGGTGGTGCGGCGCGGGCGCGAGCGCTGGAACCACCTCAATCCGCTGCCGATCCACGACATCCACGAGCGATGGATCGGGCCGCATGCGGCGCAGGCCGTCACGATGCTGCGCCGGCTCAAGGACGAGCTGGAGCGCTGA
- a CDS encoding DUF3667 domain-containing protein, with protein sequence MASGIEAVGEAMTGAVVAGAVEPGHGEGGAAAHGNCLNCGTPLKGHYCHACGQNGHLHRSLGGFAHDIMHGVLHFEGKFWNTLPLLLIKPGELTRRYIAGERAKFVSPVALFLFSVFLMFAVVNNLAGSWSANEYRSLTRANIEQEIGDLEERATRLESRIEKARAAGEDTAELEQRLASTRENIEVTRLFADKVKPAAEVEKDTFKTGWAKLDKGIAAVNDNPDLFLYRMQTSAYKFSWLLIPLSLPFVWILFFWKRQYRFYDHLVFVTLSITFMSLLVTTLTILGALGVSSTAIALAAMIVPPLHIYKQVRGAYRSRRITALFRASFLVMSAFVALSLFLSILLVMGIMK encoded by the coding sequence ATGGCCTCAGGCATCGAGGCAGTGGGCGAGGCCATGACCGGCGCGGTGGTCGCCGGGGCCGTCGAGCCGGGGCATGGCGAAGGCGGGGCGGCGGCGCATGGCAACTGCCTCAATTGCGGCACGCCGCTCAAGGGCCATTATTGCCACGCCTGCGGCCAGAACGGCCATCTGCATCGCTCGCTCGGGGGCTTTGCGCATGACATCATGCACGGCGTCCTCCATTTCGAGGGCAAGTTCTGGAACACGCTGCCGCTGCTGCTGATCAAGCCGGGCGAACTGACGCGGCGCTACATCGCGGGCGAGCGCGCGAAATTCGTCTCGCCAGTCGCCCTGTTCCTGTTCAGCGTGTTCCTGATGTTCGCGGTGGTGAATAATCTCGCGGGCTCGTGGAGCGCCAATGAATATCGCTCGCTCACGCGCGCCAATATCGAGCAGGAGATCGGCGATCTCGAAGAGCGGGCGACGCGGCTGGAAAGCCGCATCGAGAAAGCGCGCGCGGCGGGCGAGGACACAGCGGAGCTGGAGCAGCGGCTGGCTTCCACGCGCGAGAACATCGAGGTCACGAGGCTGTTCGCCGACAAGGTGAAGCCCGCCGCGGAGGTCGAGAAGGACACGTTCAAGACCGGCTGGGCAAAGCTCGACAAGGGCATCGCGGCGGTCAACGACAATCCCGACCTGTTCCTCTACCGGATGCAGACCAGCGCCTACAAGTTCAGTTGGCTGCTGATCCCGCTCTCGCTGCCGTTCGTGTGGATCCTGTTCTTCTGGAAGCGGCAATATCGCTTCTACGACCATCTGGTGTTCGTGACACTCTCGATCACCTTCATGAGCCTGCTGGTGACGACGCTGACCATCCTGGGCGCGCTGGGCGTCTCCTCCACCGCGATCGCCCTCGCGGCGATGATCGTGCCGCCGCTGCACATCTACAAGCAGGTGCGCGGCGCCTATCGGAGCCGGCGGATCACTGCCCTGTTCCGCGCCAGCTTCCTGGTGATGTCGGCCTTCGTGGCGCTTTCGCTCTTCCTCAGCATCCTGCTGGTGATGGGCATCATGAAGTGA
- a CDS encoding SRPBCC family protein: MDLKFQVSIRIARPVHEVFEAIADPGQLSRYFTTGGAQGRLEAGSTVMWSFHDFPGAFPVEVTTLEPDRLIVLRWEANEGVPEDGDPVVSVGYRTEVTMRFEPLEGGRTLVSISEHGWRETPEGLAGSYGNCMGWTHMLCALKAWLEHGINLREGAFS; the protein is encoded by the coding sequence ATGGATCTCAAATTTCAGGTTTCGATCCGGATTGCCCGGCCGGTTCACGAGGTGTTCGAGGCAATTGCCGATCCGGGACAGCTGTCCCGCTATTTCACCACCGGCGGCGCGCAGGGCCGGCTGGAGGCGGGCAGCACCGTCATGTGGTCGTTCCATGATTTCCCCGGCGCCTTCCCCGTCGAAGTGACGACGCTCGAGCCGGACCGGCTGATCGTCCTGCGCTGGGAAGCCAATGAAGGCGTGCCGGAGGATGGCGATCCGGTGGTGAGCGTCGGCTACCGGACGGAAGTCACCATGCGCTTCGAGCCGCTGGAGGGCGGGCGCACGCTCGTCTCCATCAGCGAGCATGGCTGGCGCGAGACGCCCGAGGGTCTCGCCGGCTCCTACGGCAATTGCATGGGCTGGACCCACATGCTCTGCGCGCTCAAGGCGTGGCTGGAACATGGCATCAATCTGCGCGAGGGCGCCTTCAGCTGA
- a CDS encoding argininosuccinate synthase has protein sequence MSDKINRVVLAYSGGLDTSVILKWLQQEYQCEVVTFTADLGQGEELEPARQKARSAGVKEEHIFIDDLREEFVRDYVFPMMRANALYEGLYLLGTSIARPLIAKRQIEIAQQVGADAVAHGATGKGNDQVRFELSYYALQPDIKVIAPWREWDLTSRTRLIEWAEQHQIAVPKDKRGEAPFSTDANMLHTSSEGKVLEDPWEEVPDYVYSRTVNPEDAPDQPEYITIDFEKGDGVALNGVGVSPATLLSSLNDLGCKHGIGRLDLVENRFVGMKSRGMYETPGGTIYALAHRGIEQLTLDRGAAHLKDELMPRYAELIYNGFWFSPEREMLQAAIDHSQEKVSGTVRLKLYKGSCIVVGRKSPHSLYSEKVVTFEDDAGAYDQRDAAGFIKLNALRLRLLGRRDR, from the coding sequence ATGTCCGATAAGATCAACCGCGTCGTCCTCGCTTATTCCGGCGGTCTCGACACCAGCGTCATCCTCAAGTGGCTGCAGCAGGAATATCAGTGCGAGGTCGTGACCTTCACGGCCGATCTCGGGCAGGGCGAGGAACTGGAGCCCGCGCGGCAGAAGGCACGCAGCGCCGGCGTCAAGGAAGAGCATATCTTCATCGACGACCTGCGCGAGGAATTCGTGCGCGACTATGTCTTCCCGATGATGCGCGCCAATGCGCTCTACGAAGGGCTCTACCTGCTCGGCACCTCCATCGCGCGGCCGCTGATCGCCAAGCGCCAGATCGAGATCGCGCAGCAGGTGGGCGCGGACGCGGTGGCCCATGGCGCCACCGGCAAGGGCAATGACCAGGTGCGCTTCGAGCTCAGCTATTATGCGCTGCAGCCGGACATCAAGGTGATCGCGCCCTGGCGCGAATGGGACCTCACCAGCCGCACCCGCCTCATCGAATGGGCCGAGCAGCACCAGATCGCCGTGCCGAAGGACAAGCGCGGCGAAGCGCCTTTCTCGACCGACGCGAACATGCTGCACACCTCCTCCGAGGGCAAGGTGCTGGAGGACCCGTGGGAGGAAGTGCCCGACTATGTCTATTCACGCACCGTCAATCCCGAGGACGCGCCGGACCAGCCGGAATATATCACCATCGATTTCGAGAAGGGCGACGGGGTCGCGCTGAACGGCGTGGGGGTGAGCCCGGCGACGTTGCTCTCCTCGCTCAACGACCTCGGCTGCAAGCACGGCATCGGGCGGCTCGACCTCGTCGAGAACCGCTTCGTGGGCATGAAGTCGCGCGGCATGTACGAGACCCCGGGCGGCACCATCTATGCGCTTGCCCATCGCGGGATCGAGCAGCTCACGCTCGACCGGGGCGCCGCGCATCTCAAGGACGAGCTGATGCCGCGCTATGCCGAGCTGATCTACAACGGCTTCTGGTTCTCGCCCGAGCGGGAAATGCTGCAGGCGGCGATCGATCACAGTCAGGAAAAAGTCAGCGGGACAGTGCGGCTCAAGCTCTACAAGGGAAGCTGCATCGTAGTGGGCCGCAAATCGCCCCATTCGCTCTACAGCGAGAAGGTCGTGACCTTCGAGGATGATGCCGGCGCATATGACCAGCGCGACGCGGCGGGCTTCATCAAGCTCAACGCGCTGCGCCTGCGGCTGCTGGGCCGGCGAGACCGGTAA